A single window of Methanomicrobiales archaeon DNA harbors:
- a CDS encoding chemotaxis protein CheD: protein MGEAVCRDATVVGIGEYRIGCTPLSTIGLGSCVALILHDEVRSLGGMAHVMLPAANGRRDRPGKYADSALEVLLSGLREQGCRNGSVAALLVGGSTMFGNLCGALNIGERNVTALRLLLHEHRIRIRAEETGGTFGRSLVYYPRANGKVCIRRADGTCIEL from the coding sequence ATGGGGGAGGCAGTATGCAGGGATGCGACCGTCGTGGGCATCGGCGAGTACCGGATCGGCTGCACCCCTCTGTCCACCATCGGGCTGGGATCCTGCGTGGCGCTCATCCTGCACGATGAGGTCCGGTCGCTGGGAGGCATGGCGCACGTCATGCTGCCCGCGGCAAACGGGAGACGGGATCGCCCCGGTAAGTACGCCGACAGCGCCCTGGAGGTGCTGCTCTCGGGTCTGCGGGAGCAGGGCTGCAGGAACGGATCGGTCGCGGCCCTCCTGGTGGGCGGATCGACCATGTTCGGGAATTTGTGCGGCGCACTGAACATCGGCGAGAGGAACGTCACAGCGCTCCGGCTTCTCCTGCACGAGCACCGCATCCGCATCCGGGCCGAAGAGACCGGCGGCACCTTCGGGCGCTCGCTCGTATACTATCCGCGCGCGAACGGGAAGGTATGCATTCGAAGGGCGGACGGCACATGCATCGAGCTGTAG
- a CDS encoding ribosome biogenesis/translation initiation ATPase RLI: protein MRIAVIHRERCHPRRCGTECILYCPRVRTGDETVLIGEHGKAVISEELCVGCGICVKKCPFEAIDIVGLPEELEHPTHRYGLNGFVLYGLPAPVEGKVTGILGANGIGKSTAIRILTGQLQPNLGQLEERPDWKEILKEYTGTALFEYLQRVAQGAVKTAQKPQYIDQIPRVFQGSVDALLRTTDERGKLEEYIDRLALRSILERDIGTISGGELQRIALAACLSRDADFYFLDEITPFLDIYQRMVAADLIRELASMRPIVIVEHDLAILDMLADTVHIGYGKPSVYGIITQPKGVRNGINQYLEGYLHEENIRFRDYGVSFERRMHGGEAVLETLLEFPALTKRYGAFTLHAEGGDIRAGEVLGAVGPNGIGKSTFARLLAGEEKADEGSPDRTIRVSYKPQYIKGTSCDTVEFVLRSITKRFDSSFYQHEVVEPLALQYILQKPVNELSGGELQRVSIAVCLSRDADLYILDEPSAHLDVEQRVRLPRVIRSHAEAKKAGVLVIDHDIYLIDMISERMMVFSGTPGVSGEALGPFEMEEGMNRFLREIGITFRRDRSGRPRINKPGSFLDREQRARGEYYYSEAKK from the coding sequence ATGCGAATTGCCGTCATTCACCGGGAACGATGTCATCCCAGGCGGTGCGGCACGGAGTGCATTCTCTACTGCCCGCGGGTCCGGACCGGAGACGAGACGGTCCTGATCGGGGAGCACGGAAAAGCGGTTATTTCCGAGGAATTGTGTGTCGGGTGCGGCATCTGCGTCAAGAAGTGCCCATTCGAGGCGATCGACATCGTCGGGCTCCCCGAGGAGCTGGAGCACCCGACACACCGCTACGGTCTCAACGGGTTCGTCCTCTACGGGCTGCCTGCCCCGGTGGAAGGCAAAGTTACGGGAATCCTGGGTGCGAACGGTATCGGCAAGAGCACCGCCATCAGGATCCTCACCGGTCAGCTCCAGCCCAACCTGGGGCAGCTGGAGGAGAGACCGGACTGGAAGGAGATCCTGAAGGAGTACACCGGCACCGCGCTCTTCGAGTACCTGCAGCGTGTCGCGCAGGGAGCTGTAAAAACGGCGCAGAAGCCGCAGTACATCGACCAGATCCCCCGGGTCTTCCAGGGGAGTGTGGACGCGCTGCTGCGCACCACCGACGAGCGGGGGAAGCTCGAGGAGTACATCGATCGCCTCGCCCTCCGCTCCATCCTCGAGCGCGATATCGGCACGATCTCCGGGGGGGAGCTGCAGAGGATCGCCCTTGCCGCGTGCCTCTCACGGGACGCGGACTTCTACTTCCTGGACGAAATCACTCCTTTCCTGGATATCTACCAGAGGATGGTCGCCGCCGACCTGATCCGGGAACTCGCCTCCATGCGCCCCATCGTCATCGTGGAGCACGATCTCGCCATTCTGGATATGCTTGCCGACACGGTCCACATCGGTTACGGCAAACCCTCGGTCTACGGCATCATCACCCAGCCCAAAGGCGTTCGGAACGGCATCAACCAGTACCTGGAGGGCTATCTGCACGAGGAGAACATCCGCTTCCGGGACTACGGGGTCTCGTTCGAACGGAGGATGCACGGCGGGGAGGCGGTGCTGGAGACGCTGCTCGAATTTCCGGCGCTGACCAAACGATACGGGGCGTTCACCCTCCACGCGGAGGGGGGGGATATCCGCGCCGGCGAGGTGCTCGGCGCGGTCGGTCCGAACGGGATCGGGAAGAGCACGTTCGCCCGCCTACTCGCCGGCGAAGAGAAGGCAGACGAGGGGAGCCCCGATCGCACGATCCGGGTCTCCTACAAGCCGCAGTATATCAAGGGGACATCGTGCGACACCGTGGAGTTCGTGCTGAGGAGTATCACGAAGCGGTTCGACTCCTCATTCTACCAGCACGAAGTGGTCGAGCCGCTCGCCCTGCAGTACATCCTCCAGAAACCGGTGAACGAGCTCTCGGGCGGCGAACTGCAGCGCGTCTCGATCGCTGTCTGCCTCTCGCGGGACGCGGATCTCTACATCCTGGACGAGCCCAGCGCCCACCTGGACGTGGAGCAGCGGGTGCGTCTGCCGCGGGTGATCCGCAGCCACGCGGAGGCGAAGAAGGCGGGAGTGCTCGTCATCGACCACGATATCTACCTGATCGACATGATCAGCGAACGTATGATGGTATTCTCGGGGACTCCGGGTGTATCCGGCGAGGCGCTGGGGCCGTTCGAGATGGAAGAGGGGATGAATCGCTTCCTCCGCGAGATCGGGATCACCTTCCGCCGGGACAGGAGCGGGAGGCCCCGGATCAACAAGCCGGGTTCATTCCTGGATCGCGAGCAGAGAGCGCGGGGCGAGTACTACTACTCCGAAGCGAAGAAGTGA
- a CDS encoding chemotaxis protein CheC, whose protein sequence is MTLTSSQLDALNELGNIGAAHAATTLSQMLNTNIQMTVPEVRMLDIGDVHLHLGDEIAALVVFQIQGELSSGGFVLLCLPGSSAIRMTNTLLGMTDRERGLSEMDRSALLEIGNIMVSSFLDATAELLNIVMLPSPPSLAIDMPHAAMESLLADPAADVNEVVLFKTELTSDEHRIVADLMLLPNPPMLCDILRILERLLQPPA, encoded by the coding sequence ATGACGCTGACGAGTAGCCAGCTCGATGCGTTGAACGAACTGGGGAATATCGGTGCTGCCCATGCGGCCACCACCCTGTCGCAGATGCTGAACACGAACATACAGATGACGGTGCCCGAAGTCCGCATGCTGGATATCGGCGACGTTCACCTCCACCTGGGAGACGAGATAGCAGCGCTGGTGGTGTTCCAGATCCAGGGCGAGCTCTCCAGCGGAGGGTTCGTCCTCCTCTGCCTTCCCGGCAGCTCGGCGATCCGGATGACGAACACCTTGCTGGGGATGACCGATCGGGAGCGCGGCCTCTCGGAGATGGACCGCAGCGCCCTCCTGGAGATCGGGAACATCATGGTCTCGTCCTTCCTGGACGCCACTGCGGAGCTCCTCAACATCGTCATGCTTCCATCGCCGCCGAGCCTGGCGATCGACATGCCCCACGCGGCGATGGAGTCCCTTCTGGCAGATCCGGCTGCCGACGTCAACGAGGTGGTGCTCTTCAAAACCGAGCTGACATCGGACGAGCACCGGATCGTCGCGGATCTGATGCTGCTCCCCAACCCCCCCATGCTCTGCGACATCCTGCGGATCCTGGAACGGCTGCTGCAGCCTCCCGCCTGA